The following proteins come from a genomic window of Geomonas sp. RF6:
- a CDS encoding methyltransferase, TIGR04325 family produces MMHRVRNRLSRWLPPALVDCLARRKRVYGYFGDYSCWEDARRASGGYDSGHILEKVCASLLKVKQGVAVYERDSVLFDEVQHAWPLLAGLLWIASREDHRLNLLDFGGSLGSSYYQCRAFLQHLPQLRWSIVEQEAFVRRGRELFEDEVLRFYYSLDECICDRNPDVVLLSSVLPYLESPHRTVSDILSRAPSYVVVDRTPFIEGRGDRLTVQVVPQEIYGGSYPAWMLGEDPFLELFSEAYEVIARFDALGGEIDLGDEVARFKGFLFAKRGSSRG; encoded by the coding sequence ATGATGCACCGTGTCAGGAACCGGCTTTCCAGGTGGCTCCCCCCCGCCCTCGTCGACTGCCTCGCCCGCAGGAAAAGGGTGTATGGCTACTTCGGCGACTACTCCTGCTGGGAGGACGCCAGACGGGCCTCTGGCGGCTACGACTCCGGCCACATCCTGGAAAAGGTGTGCGCGTCACTGCTCAAGGTGAAGCAGGGGGTGGCGGTCTATGAGAGGGACTCGGTCCTTTTCGACGAGGTGCAGCACGCCTGGCCCCTGCTGGCGGGACTGCTGTGGATCGCCTCCCGGGAGGATCACCGGCTGAACCTGCTGGACTTCGGCGGTTCTCTCGGGAGCAGCTACTATCAGTGCCGCGCCTTTCTGCAGCATCTCCCGCAGCTCAGGTGGAGCATCGTCGAACAGGAAGCGTTTGTCAGGCGCGGTAGGGAGCTCTTCGAGGACGAGGTGCTCAGATTCTACTACTCGCTGGATGAATGCATCTGCGACCGCAATCCCGACGTGGTCCTCCTTTCCAGCGTGCTGCCGTACCTCGAAAGCCCGCATCGCACCGTCAGCGACATCCTGAGCCGCGCCCCTTCCTACGTCGTAGTGGACAGGACCCCCTTCATCGAGGGGAGGGGGGACCGTCTCACCGTGCAGGTCGTGCCGCAGGAGATTTACGGGGGGAGCTATCCCGCGTGGATGCTCGGGGAGGACCCTTTCCTGGAGCTTTTCAGCGAAGCGTACGAGGTGATTGCGCGCTTTGACGCCCTGGGGGGGGAGATCGACCTGGGAGACGAGGTGGCGCGCTTCAAGGGCTTTCTCTTCGCGAAGCGGGGGAGCTCCAGGGGGTGA
- a CDS encoding glycosyltransferase, with protein sequence MTTAPIVLFVYNRPWHTRQTVEALARNPLAPESDLLVYSDAARTAAAAEAVGEVRAYLKTIRGFRSVQVTEREENLGVARSVIAGVSDAIGKFGEAIVVEDDLVTSPHFLGYMNDALRLYRDVEEVVSIHGYLYPVAQTLPESFFLKGADCWGWATWKRGWDLFEPDGRKLQAALAARKLERRFEFNGTYPYCRLLEDQIAGRNDSWAIRWYASALLHDRLTLYPGRSLVHNIGNDLSGTHCDNVRCYDTEMSSRPISLAPLPPEEDRFALHAFECYFRKIRPSRCQRLLARLAGVFR encoded by the coding sequence ATGACCACCGCACCGATCGTGCTCTTTGTGTACAACCGCCCCTGGCACACCCGCCAGACGGTGGAGGCCCTCGCAAGGAACCCCCTGGCTCCGGAATCCGATCTCCTTGTCTATTCCGATGCCGCAAGGACAGCGGCTGCCGCCGAGGCGGTGGGGGAGGTGCGCGCCTACCTGAAAACGATCCGCGGCTTCAGATCGGTGCAGGTAACGGAACGGGAGGAGAACCTCGGGGTGGCGCGCTCGGTCATTGCGGGGGTGTCCGATGCCATCGGGAAATTCGGCGAGGCCATCGTCGTCGAGGACGACCTGGTGACTTCCCCCCACTTTCTGGGGTACATGAACGACGCCCTCCGGCTGTACCGCGACGTGGAGGAGGTCGTGAGCATTCACGGCTATCTCTACCCGGTGGCGCAGACGCTGCCGGAGTCCTTTTTCCTCAAAGGCGCGGACTGCTGGGGGTGGGCGACCTGGAAGCGGGGGTGGGACCTCTTCGAGCCGGACGGGAGAAAGCTGCAGGCCGCTCTCGCCGCCCGCAAGCTGGAGCGGCGCTTCGAATTCAACGGCACCTATCCGTACTGCCGCCTCCTGGAGGATCAGATCGCGGGGCGGAACGATTCCTGGGCCATCAGGTGGTACGCCAGCGCCCTCCTGCACGACAGGCTGACCCTCTACCCCGGGAGGTCGCTGGTGCACAATATCGGCAACGACCTGAGCGGCACCCACTGCGACAACGTCCGTTGCTACGATACGGAGATGTCCAGCCGCCCCATCTCTCTGGCGCCCCTGCCGCCGGAGGAGGACCGCTTCGCTCTGCATGCCTTCGAGTGCTACTTCAGGAAAATCCGGCCGTCGCGTTGCCAAAGGCTCCTCGCCCGTCTGGCGGGAGTGTTCCGATGA